A window from Mustela erminea isolate mMusErm1 chromosome 17, mMusErm1.Pri, whole genome shotgun sequence encodes these proteins:
- the B3GALT2 gene encoding beta-1,3-galactosyltransferase 2, with translation MLQWRRRHCCFAKMSWNAKRSLFRTHLIGVLSLVFLFAVFLFFNHHDWLPGRAGFKENPVTYTFRGFRSTKSETNHSSLRNIWKETVPHTLRPQTATNSNNTDLSPQGVTGLENTLSANGSIYNEKGIGHPNSYHFKYIINEPEKCQEKSPFLILLIAAEPGQIEARRAIRQTWGNESLAPGIQITRIFLLGVSIKLNGYLQRALLEESRQYHDIIQQEYLDTYYNLTIKTLMGMNWVATYCPHIPYVMKTDSDMFVNTEYLIHKLLKPDLPPRHNYFTGYLMRGYAPNRNKDSKWYMPPDLYPSERYPVFCSGTGYVFSGDLAEKIFKVSLSIRRLHLEDVYVGICLAKLRIDPVPPPNEFVFNHWRVSYSSCKYSHLITSHQFQPSELIKYWNHLQQNKHNACANAAKEKAGRYRHRKLH, from the coding sequence ATGCTTCAGTGGAGGAGAAGACACTGCTGCTTTGCAAAGATGAGCTGGAATGCCAAGAGGTCTCTGTTCCGTACCCATCTTATTGGTGTACTTTCTCTAGTGTTCCTTTTcgctgtgtttttatttttcaatcatcATGACTGGCTGCCAGGCAGAGCTGGATTTAAAGAAAACCCTGTGACATATACTTTCCGAGGATTTCGTTCTACAAAAAGTGAGACAAACCACAGCTCTCTCCGGAACATTTGGAAAGAAACAGTCCCTCACACTCTGAGGCCTCAAACAGCAACTAACTCCAATAACACAGACCTGTCACCACAAGGAGTTACAGGGCTGGAGAATACACTTAGTGCCAATGGAAGTATTTACAATGAAAAAGGTATTGGACATCCAAATTCTTaccatttcaaatatattattaatgaaCCTGAAAAATGCCAGGAGAAAAGCCCTTTTTTAATACTGCTAATAGCTGCAGAACCTGGACAAATAGAAGCTAGAAGAGCTATTCGGCAAACGTGGGGCAATGAAAGTCTAGCACCTGGTATCCAAATCACACGAATTTTTTTGTTGGGCGTAAGTATTAAGTTAAATGGCTACCTTCAACGTGCACTACTGGAAGAAAGCAGACAATATCATGATATAATTCAACAGGAATATTTAGATACATACTACAATTTGACAATTAAAACACTTATGGGCATGAATTGGGTTGCAACCTACTGTCCACATATTCCATACGTTATGAAAACTGACAGTGACATGTTTGTCAACACTGAATATTTAATACACAAGTTATTGAAGCCAGACCTGCCTCCCAGACATAACTATTTTACTGGTTACCTAATGAGAGGATATGCACCCAATCGGAACAAAGATAGCAAGTGGTACATGCCACCAGACCTCTACCCAAGTGAACGCTACCCTGTCTTTTGTTCTGGGACTGGTTATGTTTTTTCTGGAGATCTGGCAGAGAAGATATTTAAAGTTTCTTTAAGTATCCGTCGTTTGCACTTAGAAGATGTTTATGTAGGGATCTGTCTTGCCAAGTTGAGAATTGATCCTGTGCCCCCTCCCAATGAGTTTGTGTTCAATCACTGGCGAGTTTCTTATTCAAGCTGTAAATACAGCCACCTAATTACCTCTCATCAGTTCCAGCCTAGTGAACTGATAAAATACTGGAACCACTTACAACAAAATAAGCACAACGCTTGTGCCAACGCAGCAAAAGAAAAGGCAGGCAGGTATCGCCACCGTAAATTACACTAg